A genomic region of Actinopolymorpha sp. NPDC004070 contains the following coding sequences:
- a CDS encoding NADPH:quinone reductase translates to MTGRSLLGPGGADDDPAPSVPRRPDPPREGRHDYDPAHHPDPPGDAPRGEDPRRNDSPGDLDPRGGGHPNGVPVTMRAAYVDRLGPAEHIRVGELVVPAPAPDEVLVRVEAVAVNPVDTYIRSGRYRTPLPGFPFVVGRDLVGVVETCGVAADAFAPGQRVWTNGLGYAGRQGATAEYAVVPADRLYPLPDGLDPVRSVALFHPAVTAYLGLFRHVGGVGPGDTVVVGGAAGNVGSCVSQLAAFAGARVVALARTEDATWCRNHGATAVVDYRVEDLRDRLAAEAPGGATVWFDTSGRIDLALAVEVMADRGAVVLVAGRPEPAALPIAPFYLKSLRLLGYVITTASAAELADAARVVGAHLAEGRLDVRIGEVLPLDQAARAHQLVEHRVRGRVILVPRT, encoded by the coding sequence GTGACCGGGCGCAGCCTGCTCGGCCCGGGCGGCGCGGACGACGATCCCGCCCCGAGCGTTCCGCGTCGTCCGGACCCGCCGCGCGAGGGTCGACACGATTACGACCCCGCCCACCACCCGGACCCGCCCGGGGACGCCCCGCGGGGCGAGGACCCGCGGCGCAACGACTCGCCGGGCGATCTCGACCCACGCGGCGGCGGTCACCCGAACGGCGTCCCGGTCACGATGCGGGCGGCGTACGTCGACCGGCTCGGCCCGGCCGAGCACATCCGGGTCGGCGAGCTCGTCGTACCCGCTCCGGCGCCGGACGAGGTGCTGGTCCGGGTGGAGGCGGTGGCGGTCAACCCGGTGGACACCTACATCCGTTCCGGTCGCTACCGCACTCCGCTGCCGGGGTTCCCTTTCGTGGTCGGCCGCGACCTGGTGGGGGTGGTCGAGACGTGCGGGGTGGCTGCCGACGCGTTCGCGCCGGGGCAGCGGGTGTGGACGAACGGCCTGGGGTACGCCGGACGGCAGGGCGCCACCGCCGAGTACGCCGTCGTACCGGCCGACCGGCTCTATCCGCTCCCTGACGGGCTGGACCCGGTTCGGTCGGTGGCACTGTTCCACCCGGCGGTCACCGCGTACCTCGGTCTGTTCCGGCACGTCGGCGGCGTCGGCCCCGGCGACACGGTGGTGGTCGGCGGCGCGGCCGGCAACGTCGGAAGCTGCGTCAGCCAACTGGCAGCGTTCGCCGGTGCCCGGGTGGTCGCCCTCGCCCGGACCGAGGACGCCACCTGGTGCCGCAACCACGGCGCGACTGCTGTCGTCGACTACCGCGTGGAGGACCTGCGCGACCGGCTGGCCGCGGAGGCGCCCGGCGGTGCGACCGTGTGGTTCGACACCTCCGGGCGGATCGACCTGGCGCTCGCGGTGGAGGTGATGGCCGACCGGGGCGCGGTGGTCCTGGTCGCCGGGCGGCCCGAGCCCGCGGCGCTGCCGATCGCGCCGTTCTACCTCAAGTCGCTGCGGCTGCTCGGCTACGTGATCACCACCGCGTCGGCCGCCGAGCTTGCCGACGCCGCGCGGGTGGTCGGCGCCCACCTCGCCGAGGGCCGCCTCGACGTACGGATCGGTGAGGTGCTCCCGCTGGACCAGGCCGCCCGGGCACACCAGCTCGTCGAGCACCGCGTGCGCGGCCGGGTGATCCTGGTGCCGCGGACCTGA
- a CDS encoding 1,4-dihydroxy-2-naphthoyl-CoA synthase, producing MAVGSAGSVAGGDRVSELFDPAAWKPVDGFDDLTDVTYHRALDQGTVRIAFHRPEVRNAFRPHTVDELYRALDHARTTPDVGCVLLTGNGPSPKDGGWAFCSGGDQRIRGRSGYQYAGDETGEAGGDAPGAGDRARLGRLHILEVQRLIRFMPKIVVCVVPGWAAGGGHSLHVVADLTLASREHARFKQTDADVASFDGGFGSAYLARQVGQKFAREIFFTGRAYDAEEAHRMGMVNAVVPHADLEREALTWAREINGKSPTALRMLKYAFNAVDDGLVGQQLFAGEATRLAYMTDEAQEGRDAFLEKRSPDWSEFPFYY from the coding sequence ATGGCGGTGGGGTCTGCGGGATCGGTGGCCGGCGGTGACCGGGTCTCGGAGCTGTTCGATCCGGCGGCGTGGAAGCCGGTCGACGGATTCGACGACCTGACCGACGTGACCTACCACCGGGCGCTGGACCAGGGGACGGTCCGGATCGCCTTCCACCGACCGGAGGTCCGCAACGCGTTCCGCCCGCACACCGTCGACGAGCTCTATCGTGCGCTCGACCACGCTCGCACGACCCCGGACGTGGGATGTGTGCTGCTGACCGGCAACGGCCCCTCGCCCAAGGACGGCGGCTGGGCGTTCTGCTCCGGTGGCGACCAGCGGATCCGGGGCCGGTCTGGCTACCAGTACGCCGGCGACGAGACCGGCGAGGCGGGTGGCGACGCACCGGGAGCCGGGGACCGGGCCCGGCTCGGCCGGCTGCACATTCTCGAGGTGCAGCGGCTGATCAGGTTCATGCCGAAGATCGTGGTCTGCGTCGTCCCCGGCTGGGCCGCGGGCGGCGGGCACAGCCTGCACGTGGTCGCCGACCTCACCCTGGCCAGCCGCGAGCACGCGCGGTTCAAGCAGACCGACGCCGACGTGGCGAGCTTCGACGGCGGGTTCGGCTCGGCCTACCTCGCCCGCCAGGTCGGACAGAAGTTCGCCCGGGAGATCTTCTTCACCGGTCGCGCCTACGACGCGGAGGAGGCGCACCGGATGGGCATGGTGAACGCCGTCGTTCCGCACGCCGACCTCGAACGCGAGGCGCTCACCTGGGCTCGGGAGATCAACGGCAAGAGCCCGACCGCGCTGCGGATGCTGAAGTACGCCTTCAACGCCGTCGACGACGGCCTGGTGGGCCAGCAGTTGTTCGCCGGTGAGGCGACGCGGCTCGCCTACATGACCGACGAGGCGCAGGAGGGCCGGGACGCCTTCCTGGAGAAGCGCTCGCCCGACTGGTCCGAGTTTCCCTTCTATTACTGA
- a CDS encoding SDR family oxidoreductase, protein MAEPTGTEPTGTEPEEAGPTGADFTDAPTGADPTAVEADAELIGAVLTGAELTGKGAVVTGGSRGIGRAIVERLALDGAEVVFSYRSDEAAATEVVAKVAAAGGVAHAVRMDLVEPAQIRAFFAEAERLLTRLDIVVHNAVAVQVSERTTLAQTRDDDFDVMVTANVRGAFVVLQEASRRVRDSGRIITISSLNTQVPVAGNGLYQAAKGAVELLTVTASKELGARGITANVVSPGATDTDLLHASNPPEALAAIPKLTALGRLGTPDDIANVVGFLARSESGWLTGQNIRATGGLP, encoded by the coding sequence ATGGCCGAACCCACAGGAACCGAGCCGACAGGAACCGAGCCCGAGGAAGCAGGGCCCACGGGTGCGGACTTCACCGATGCGCCCACCGGAGCAGATCCCACCGCTGTCGAGGCGGACGCCGAGCTGATCGGTGCGGTGCTGACCGGTGCAGAGCTGACCGGGAAGGGTGCGGTGGTCACCGGTGGTTCGCGCGGCATCGGCCGGGCGATCGTCGAGCGCCTGGCCCTCGACGGTGCCGAGGTGGTGTTCAGCTACCGCAGCGACGAGGCGGCCGCCACCGAGGTTGTCGCCAAGGTCGCCGCGGCCGGCGGGGTCGCGCACGCGGTACGCATGGACCTCGTCGAGCCGGCCCAGATCCGGGCGTTCTTCGCCGAGGCGGAGCGGCTGCTCACCAGGCTCGACATCGTTGTGCACAACGCGGTCGCGGTCCAGGTCAGCGAGCGCACGACGCTGGCGCAGACCCGCGACGACGACTTCGACGTGATGGTGACCGCCAACGTCCGGGGCGCGTTCGTCGTACTCCAGGAGGCCTCCCGGCGGGTTCGCGACAGCGGCCGGATCATCACGATCTCCAGCCTCAATACCCAGGTTCCGGTCGCCGGCAACGGGCTCTACCAGGCCGCCAAGGGCGCCGTCGAACTCCTCACCGTCACCGCATCCAAGGAGCTCGGCGCCCGCGGGATCACCGCCAACGTCGTCTCGCCGGGCGCCACGGACACCGATCTGCTGCACGCGTCGAACCCGCCGGAGGCGCTCGCCGCGATTCCGAAGCTGACGGCGCTCGGCCGCCTCGGCACCCCGGACGACATCGCGAACGTCGTCGGCTTCCTCGCGCGCTCGGAGTCCGGCTGGCTGACCGGGCAGAACATCCGCGCCACCGGCGGCCTGCCCTGA
- a CDS encoding alpha/beta hydrolase: MQEAAGVFERAGSALRYRMAGPGDGPVVVLGAGRWLDHRMWGPQLPVLWEAGYRTLTWELPTLPRDRRTFWRELLARKGSAPSPDAVPDVSVPVESVPVDHVRTYATPVVRENLTVRGLAEALLELADRLRAHRQLALVGHSFGGQVAQEAAFLRPERVAGLVVVAAGCLTLPRRPWTVPAHRWGRLAALAFATRRDARIRHEAARAAGVDAATQTHAYLAMEHIDKTRLTQVWRAGETSAHPEPQYRIDQPLLLVRGEFDRTSRLGRHAKRWLDRDPRAEYEVVDRAGYLANLDNPRAFNRVLLDFLTARHPVPRNHRRGHRAG; encoded by the coding sequence GTGCAGGAAGCCGCAGGCGTCTTCGAACGCGCGGGCTCTGCTCTTCGTTACCGGATGGCGGGCCCGGGGGACGGCCCCGTCGTCGTCCTGGGTGCCGGGCGATGGCTGGACCATCGGATGTGGGGTCCGCAGCTTCCGGTGCTGTGGGAGGCGGGATACCGCACCCTCACCTGGGAGCTGCCGACGCTGCCACGCGACCGGCGTACCTTCTGGCGGGAACTCCTTGCTCGTAAGGGATCCGCACCATCACCGGACGCCGTGCCCGACGTGTCGGTCCCGGTCGAGTCGGTGCCGGTCGACCACGTGCGGACGTATGCCACTCCCGTCGTCAGGGAGAACCTGACGGTACGCGGACTGGCGGAAGCTCTGCTGGAGTTGGCGGATCGGCTCCGCGCGCATCGTCAACTAGCCCTTGTCGGCCACTCCTTCGGCGGGCAGGTGGCCCAGGAGGCCGCGTTCCTGCGCCCGGAACGGGTGGCGGGGCTGGTCGTCGTCGCCGCCGGCTGCCTCACCCTGCCGCGCCGGCCGTGGACGGTGCCGGCGCACCGCTGGGGCAGGCTCGCCGCACTGGCCTTCGCGACGAGGCGGGACGCCCGCATCCGGCACGAGGCCGCCCGTGCGGCCGGGGTGGACGCCGCGACGCAGACCCACGCCTACCTGGCGATGGAGCACATCGACAAGACGCGGTTGACACAGGTGTGGCGGGCGGGGGAGACGTCCGCGCACCCCGAACCCCAGTACCGCATCGACCAGCCGCTGCTGCTCGTACGCGGTGAGTTCGACCGGACGAGCCGCCTCGGCCGGCACGCGAAACGATGGCTCGACCGGGACCCGCGGGCGGAGTACGAGGTGGTGGACCGGGCCGGCTACCTCGCCAACCTGGACAACCCGAGGGCGTTCAACCGGGTGCTGCTGGACTTCCTGACCGCCCGGCACCCGGTGCCGCGGAACCACCGGCGAGGACACCGGGCCGGCTGA
- a CDS encoding aldose 1-epimerase family protein yields MQASGEQYSISAAGYTATVTEVGATLRELRYDGRDLVAGFAADEVRPVFRGAVLAPWPNRVIDGTYDFGGQSHQLALTEPDRHNALHGLVAWSSWQVVHHSPQRVELAHRLFPQTGYPFLLDLRATYELSEAGLACTVAAVNAGDTDAPFGTAPHPYLVAGPGRVGDWSLELPAGKYLQVTEDRLVPQGLAEVDGTAYDFRTAKTIGTTFLDHAYTGLAADADGVVRARVRTAEGSGVELRWDAGCPWVQVHTADRPEPELDRSGLAVEPMTCPPDAFNSGTDLVVLAPGQRHEAGWTIAAI; encoded by the coding sequence GTGCAGGCGAGCGGCGAACAATACTCCATCAGCGCGGCGGGCTACACCGCGACCGTCACCGAGGTTGGCGCGACCCTGCGCGAGTTGCGGTACGACGGACGCGACCTGGTCGCCGGGTTCGCCGCCGACGAGGTACGCCCGGTTTTCCGCGGCGCGGTTCTCGCACCGTGGCCCAACCGCGTCATCGACGGCACCTACGACTTCGGCGGGCAGAGTCACCAGCTCGCGCTGACCGAGCCCGACCGGCACAACGCCCTGCACGGCCTTGTCGCCTGGTCGAGCTGGCAGGTCGTGCACCACTCCCCGCAGCGGGTCGAGCTCGCGCACCGGTTGTTCCCGCAGACCGGCTACCCCTTCCTGCTCGACCTGCGGGCAACGTACGAACTGTCCGAGGCGGGGCTGGCCTGCACGGTCGCCGCGGTCAACGCCGGCGACACCGACGCACCGTTCGGCACCGCGCCGCACCCCTACCTCGTGGCCGGGCCGGGCCGGGTCGGCGACTGGTCGCTGGAGCTGCCCGCCGGTAAGTACCTCCAGGTCACCGAGGACCGGCTGGTGCCGCAGGGGCTGGCCGAGGTGGACGGCACCGCCTACGACTTCCGTACGGCCAAGACCATCGGGACGACGTTCCTCGACCACGCCTACACCGGGCTCGCCGCCGACGCCGACGGCGTGGTCCGTGCACGGGTGCGCACCGCCGAGGGCTCCGGGGTGGAGCTGCGCTGGGACGCCGGCTGCCCGTGGGTGCAGGTGCACACCGCCGACCGGCCCGAGCCCGAGCTCGACCGGTCGGGCCTCGCGGTGGAGCCGATGACCTGCCCGCCGGACGCGTTCAACTCCGGCACGGACCTGGTGGTCCTCGCGCCCGGACAGCGGCACGAGGCAGGCTGGACGATCGCCGCGATCTGA
- a CDS encoding GNAT family N-acetyltransferase encodes MRTRVRDIPGKLAQLATALGAVRGNVVGIDVHGCDLEHVHDDLFVDVPETVDADRLAQVLAATGGSDDAAGAEPVRLRRARVQELVDGPGQALTLAAWLVEDPAALPGLLCRLVGADSAELCGQPPPDSPHLLAVGWPGRSGFVVVRREWAPFTWVERARVDRLAAVAAALARRQADAGDRVVLADGSRLRIRLGGPEDAWHVADLLARCSRSSREARFVADEGERLPVRWLDRLAAPPEGFSLLAFAESGNLVGMAQCLPQDPAGDRPGGAHEVGLLVEDGWQRRGIGTLLVRGLARRALADGVTELVAVSTAAHVGTERLFARAGLPVLTRYADGVWEARARLRADAREEPVSAADLHSAVLRGEAAVRAWARSTAR; translated from the coding sequence GTGCGGACCAGAGTCCGCGACATTCCCGGCAAGCTGGCCCAGCTCGCCACGGCCCTCGGCGCCGTGCGCGGCAACGTCGTCGGCATCGACGTGCACGGCTGCGACCTCGAGCACGTCCACGACGACCTGTTCGTGGACGTCCCCGAGACGGTCGACGCGGATCGCCTGGCCCAGGTGCTCGCGGCTACCGGCGGCTCCGACGACGCGGCGGGGGCCGAGCCGGTACGCCTCCGCCGCGCCCGTGTGCAGGAACTCGTCGACGGCCCCGGTCAGGCACTCACGCTGGCCGCCTGGCTGGTCGAGGACCCCGCGGCGCTGCCCGGGCTGTTGTGCCGGCTCGTCGGTGCCGACAGCGCGGAGCTTTGCGGGCAGCCGCCGCCGGACTCCCCGCATCTCCTGGCGGTCGGGTGGCCCGGCCGGAGCGGTTTCGTCGTCGTCCGCCGGGAGTGGGCGCCGTTCACCTGGGTGGAACGCGCCCGCGTGGACCGGCTGGCCGCCGTGGCCGCCGCCCTGGCCCGCCGGCAGGCGGACGCCGGTGACCGGGTGGTGCTGGCGGACGGGTCCCGGCTGCGGATCCGGCTCGGCGGGCCGGAGGACGCCTGGCACGTCGCCGACCTGCTGGCCCGGTGCAGCCGGTCCTCGCGGGAGGCGAGGTTCGTCGCCGACGAGGGTGAACGGCTGCCCGTCCGCTGGCTCGATCGCCTCGCGGCGCCCCCGGAGGGCTTCTCCCTGCTGGCGTTCGCGGAGTCCGGAAACCTGGTCGGCATGGCACAGTGCCTGCCGCAGGACCCGGCCGGGGACCGGCCGGGCGGGGCGCACGAGGTGGGACTGCTGGTCGAGGACGGATGGCAACGGCGTGGCATCGGGACGCTGCTCGTCCGCGGCCTGGCTCGCCGCGCCCTCGCCGACGGCGTGACCGAACTCGTCGCGGTCAGCACAGCCGCGCACGTGGGTACGGAGCGGCTGTTCGCCCGGGCCGGCCTGCCGGTCCTGACGAGGTACGCCGACGGCGTGTGGGAGGCACGTGCCCGGCTGCGCGCCGACGCCCGGGAGGAGCCCGTCTCCGCCGCCGACCTGCACAGCGCGGTCCTGCGCGGTGAGGCGGCGGTGCGCGCGTGGGCACGCTCGACGGCCCGCTGA
- the secD gene encoding protein translocase subunit SecD: protein MSGDSTPERPSASARSSARARSSASSRNRPASRPPKSRAPLVRALLTFGVLALALYFAISTPARLGLDLRGGTQIVLETRDSPTAKANAESTDRALQVLNRRVDALGVSEPNLTRSGDRRIIVELPGVQDPREAEQVIGRTAQLTFHPVLGIAQPKEKAKPGEQILGDESGQRLRLGPSALTGEGVKDAAGATDPQQGVSWFVTIDFNGKGGGAWKEITGKAACAQPGDPTRRVAIVLDKKVISSPQVDPSVGCNVGIGGGSTQITGDFDQASAQELAVLIKGGALPVPVEIIEQRTVGPSLGAEAIEASAKAAAIGLVLTGLFIILVYRLMGALATFALACYALISYAILVALGATLTLPGLAGFVLAIGMAIDANVLVFERAREEYAANQQKGLSTALSRGYKGAWSAIIDSNVTTLLAAGLLFFLASGPVRGFGVTLSIGVLASMVSALVVARLFTDWAVRRTFVRDRPGITGLGSIGRVRTWLIERNPDLMKRGRLWLALSALVVVVAGAGIVVRGLDYGVEFTGGRLVEYSTSKPVDVNAARQAVTDAGFPRAVVQESSGDNITVRTGKLSTEQALEIQQALGELGGKVSKERDELIGPSLGNELRIKALIALGVALLAQMAYLAIRFRWTFGVAAVLAMFHDIVIVTGLFAWLGKPIDGVFLAAALTIIGLSVNDTVVVFDRIRELWAGNPKTPFARSANLAVLQTVPRTVNTGLGAMFILAALAILGGESLTDFAVALLVGLFVGTYSSTFTATPLAIELQGRSGSGPPRVRTKSPEKAARKRAQRSGTGAVV, encoded by the coding sequence GTGTCCGGAGATTCCACGCCCGAACGCCCATCCGCGTCCGCCCGCTCGTCGGCGCGCGCACGCTCGTCCGCATCGTCCAGGAACAGACCCGCGTCCCGGCCGCCGAAGTCACGCGCGCCGCTGGTCCGCGCGCTGCTGACGTTCGGCGTCCTCGCCCTCGCGTTGTACTTCGCCATCAGCACACCGGCCCGGCTCGGGCTGGACCTGCGCGGCGGCACCCAGATCGTCCTGGAGACCCGGGACAGCCCCACCGCGAAGGCCAACGCCGAGTCCACCGACCGGGCCCTACAGGTCCTCAACCGCCGGGTGGACGCGCTCGGCGTCTCCGAGCCCAACCTGACCCGATCGGGTGACCGCCGGATCATCGTCGAGCTGCCCGGCGTCCAGGACCCGCGGGAGGCCGAACAGGTCATCGGCCGTACGGCACAGCTGACGTTCCACCCCGTTCTCGGCATCGCCCAGCCGAAGGAGAAGGCCAAGCCGGGCGAGCAGATCCTCGGTGACGAGAGCGGCCAGCGGCTTCGCCTCGGCCCGTCGGCGCTGACCGGTGAGGGGGTGAAGGACGCCGCCGGCGCCACCGACCCGCAGCAGGGGGTGAGCTGGTTCGTCACGATCGACTTCAACGGCAAGGGCGGCGGCGCCTGGAAGGAGATCACCGGCAAGGCGGCCTGTGCCCAGCCGGGCGACCCGACCCGCCGGGTCGCGATCGTGCTGGACAAGAAGGTGATCTCCTCACCGCAGGTCGATCCCAGCGTCGGCTGCAACGTCGGCATCGGCGGCGGAAGCACCCAGATCACCGGCGACTTCGACCAGGCCTCGGCGCAGGAGCTCGCGGTGCTGATCAAGGGCGGCGCCCTCCCGGTGCCGGTCGAGATCATCGAGCAGCGCACCGTCGGCCCGTCCCTCGGCGCGGAGGCGATCGAGGCGAGCGCGAAGGCGGCGGCGATCGGCCTGGTCCTCACGGGGCTGTTCATCATCCTCGTCTACCGGCTGATGGGCGCGCTGGCGACGTTCGCGCTGGCCTGCTACGCGCTGATCTCGTACGCCATCCTGGTCGCGCTCGGCGCCACGCTGACGCTGCCCGGCCTGGCCGGGTTCGTGCTCGCCATCGGCATGGCGATCGACGCGAACGTGCTGGTGTTCGAACGCGCCCGGGAGGAGTACGCCGCCAACCAGCAGAAGGGCCTGTCCACCGCCCTGTCGCGCGGCTACAAGGGCGCCTGGTCGGCGATCATCGACTCCAACGTCACCACGCTGCTGGCGGCCGGGCTGCTGTTCTTCCTGGCCTCCGGTCCGGTACGCGGCTTCGGCGTCACGTTGTCGATCGGTGTCCTCGCCTCGATGGTCTCGGCGCTGGTCGTGGCGCGGCTGTTCACCGACTGGGCGGTCCGGCGTACGTTCGTGCGCGACCGCCCCGGCATCACCGGGCTCGGCTCGATCGGGCGGGTCCGCACCTGGCTGATCGAGCGCAACCCAGACCTGATGAAGCGGGGCCGGCTGTGGCTCGCGCTCAGCGCCCTGGTGGTCGTCGTGGCCGGCGCCGGCATCGTGGTCCGCGGCCTCGACTACGGCGTGGAATTCACCGGCGGACGGCTGGTGGAGTACTCCACCAGCAAGCCCGTCGACGTGAACGCCGCCCGGCAGGCCGTCACCGACGCGGGCTTCCCGCGCGCGGTGGTCCAGGAGTCCAGCGGCGACAACATCACCGTCCGCACCGGCAAGCTCAGCACCGAGCAGGCGCTGGAGATCCAGCAGGCGCTCGGCGAGCTGGGCGGCAAGGTCAGCAAGGAACGCGACGAGCTGATCGGGCCCAGCCTGGGCAACGAGCTGCGGATCAAGGCGCTGATCGCGCTCGGGGTGGCGCTGCTGGCGCAGATGGCCTACCTCGCGATCCGGTTCCGATGGACGTTCGGCGTCGCGGCAGTGCTCGCGATGTTCCACGACATCGTGATCGTGACCGGGTTGTTCGCCTGGCTGGGCAAGCCGATCGACGGGGTGTTCCTCGCCGCGGCGCTCACCATCATCGGCCTGTCGGTGAACGACACCGTGGTGGTGTTCGACCGCATCCGCGAACTGTGGGCGGGCAACCCGAAGACGCCGTTCGCCCGCAGCGCCAACCTCGCCGTGCTGCAGACGGTGCCGCGGACGGTGAACACCGGGCTGGGCGCGATGTTCATCCTGGCGGCGCTGGCCATCCTCGGCGGGGAGTCGCTGACCGACTTCGCGGTCGCGTTGCTGGTGGGGTTGTTCGTCGGTACGTACTCCTCCACCTTCACCGCGACGCCGCTGGCGATCGAGCTGCAGGGCAGGAGCGGCAGCGGGCCGCCGCGGGTCCGTACGAAGTCGCCGGAGAAGGCGGCACGGAAGCGGGCGCAGCGCTCGGGTACAGGCGCGGTCGTGTAG
- a CDS encoding alcohol dehydrogenase catalytic domain-containing protein, producing the protein MRAARMYGRQDLRIEDVPALGSPPPGWVRLKVEAAGICGTDLEVYLNARRSEEPPLAEREPLTMGHESAGVVVEAGPGVDLPVGRRVAVEGHLFCGECFWCRRGDYALCVSLRSTGQGADGGLAEEMLAPARICLPYSDAITPEEAAATEPTSVAVRAVRRSRLEPGSTVAVVGGGTIGLLVAQVARLRGADRVVVVEPVAERRALAERLGADRAVSPDDAEDALKELTDGVGPDVVFEAGGKLAAVRSAVKWTRKGGRTVLVGVSGDTLDLNLISFLLGEKELIASLSHTYDVDFPEAIGLLESREVDVRPLITDRIGLEQVVTHGFDALHHEPAAHLKVIVLPNGQPA; encoded by the coding sequence ATGCGCGCCGCGAGGATGTACGGCCGGCAGGACCTGCGGATCGAGGACGTTCCCGCGCTCGGCAGCCCTCCGCCCGGCTGGGTGCGGCTGAAGGTCGAGGCGGCCGGGATCTGCGGCACCGACCTCGAGGTCTACCTGAACGCCCGCCGGTCCGAGGAGCCCCCGCTGGCCGAGCGCGAACCGCTGACCATGGGCCACGAGTCCGCCGGAGTGGTCGTGGAGGCCGGACCCGGCGTGGACCTGCCGGTGGGCCGGCGGGTCGCGGTCGAGGGTCACCTGTTCTGCGGGGAGTGCTTCTGGTGCCGGCGCGGCGACTACGCCCTCTGCGTGAGCCTGCGGTCGACCGGCCAGGGCGCCGACGGGGGACTGGCCGAGGAGATGCTGGCACCCGCGCGCATCTGCCTGCCGTACTCCGACGCGATCACCCCCGAGGAGGCGGCGGCCACCGAACCCACCTCGGTCGCCGTGCGTGCGGTGCGGCGCTCGCGGCTCGAGCCCGGCTCGACGGTCGCCGTCGTCGGCGGCGGGACGATCGGCCTCCTGGTCGCCCAGGTCGCCCGGCTGCGCGGTGCCGACCGCGTCGTCGTGGTCGAGCCGGTCGCCGAACGCCGCGCCCTCGCCGAACGCCTGGGTGCGGACCGCGCGGTCAGCCCCGACGACGCCGAGGACGCGCTGAAGGAGCTGACCGACGGCGTGGGCCCGGACGTGGTGTTCGAGGCGGGCGGAAAGCTCGCGGCCGTCCGCAGTGCCGTGAAGTGGACCCGCAAGGGCGGCCGGACGGTCCTGGTCGGCGTCAGCGGCGACACCCTCGACCTGAACCTCATCTCGTTCCTGCTCGGTGAGAAGGAACTGATCGCCTCGCTGTCGCACACCTACGACGTCGACTTCCCCGAGGCCATCGGGCTGCTCGAGTCCCGCGAGGTCGACGTACGTCCGCTCATCACCGACCGGATCGGCCTGGAGCAGGTGGTCACTCACGGGTTCGACGCGCTGCACCACGAGCCCGCCGCGCACCTGAAGGTCATCGTGCTCCCCAACGGCCAGCCCGCCTGA
- the dnaN gene encoding DNA polymerase III subunit beta has translation MRFASESTRLGRAATFAARHSAGTAAPIPALSGLRVSAADDAIRLTGYDYEASSTVRFPAEVDEPGELLLPGRVFAEIVHALPQGLVRVHTREGVVEISAGASEFTLPTLPLADYPELPTPPAPVGALDAAPFARAVAQMSRIAIRGDAVPVLSGTLLEFDAESVTLTSSDRFRVAIHRVPWKATGSDLPARAVVPARMLADATKSLGAGTDLLTVGLGGEGEAVLSLGVDERLTTLRLLDDTYPALRTKVPADFVGTIVLAVEDLRAALRRVCIVADRYAAVVLTIGQDEVVVGAAGDVDTRGRERLAGRLDGDAGTVAFNAGYLLDGLEGFDTEYVRLAFQEGIRPALLTGCAAPDASPDAEVQPDVIYVAMPRRLPA, from the coding sequence ATGAGATTCGCCAGCGAGAGCACCCGGCTGGGCCGGGCCGCCACCTTCGCCGCCCGGCACTCGGCGGGCACCGCCGCGCCGATCCCGGCGCTGAGCGGTCTGCGGGTGTCCGCCGCCGACGACGCGATCCGCCTCACCGGCTACGACTACGAGGCCAGCTCCACCGTGCGGTTCCCGGCCGAGGTCGACGAGCCGGGTGAGCTGCTGCTCCCCGGCCGGGTCTTCGCCGAGATCGTGCACGCGCTCCCGCAGGGCCTGGTGCGGGTGCACACCCGCGAGGGTGTGGTGGAGATCAGCGCCGGCGCGAGCGAGTTCACCCTGCCGACGCTGCCCCTGGCCGACTATCCCGAGCTGCCGACACCGCCCGCGCCGGTCGGTGCCCTCGATGCCGCACCGTTCGCCCGGGCCGTCGCCCAGATGTCGCGCATCGCGATCCGCGGAGATGCCGTACCCGTGCTGTCCGGCACATTGCTGGAGTTCGACGCGGAGTCGGTCACGCTGACCTCCTCCGACCGGTTCCGGGTGGCGATCCACCGGGTGCCGTGGAAGGCGACCGGATCCGACCTGCCCGCCCGGGCCGTCGTCCCAGCGCGGATGCTCGCCGACGCGACCAAGAGCCTCGGCGCGGGCACCGACCTGCTCACCGTCGGCCTCGGCGGCGAGGGCGAGGCCGTCCTCAGCCTGGGCGTCGACGAACGCCTCACCACGCTGCGACTGCTCGACGACACCTACCCCGCGCTGCGGACGAAGGTCCCCGCCGACTTCGTGGGCACGATCGTCCTGGCCGTCGAGGACCTGCGGGCGGCCCTGCGGCGGGTGTGCATCGTGGCCGACCGGTACGCCGCGGTCGTCCTGACCATCGGCCAGGACGAGGTGGTCGTGGGCGCGGCCGGTGACGTCGACACCCGCGGCCGGGAACGACTCGCGGGGCGACTCGACGGCGACGCCGGCACGGTGGCCTTCAACGCGGGTTACCTGCTCGACGGCCTGGAGGGCTTCGACACCGAGTACGTCCGGCTGGCCTTCCAGGAAGGCATCCGGCCCGCGCTGCTCACCGGCTGCGCGGCGCCCGACGCCTCCCCCGATGCCGAGGTCCAACCTGACGTGATCTACGTCGCCATGCCGCGCCGCCTGCCCGCCTGA